The Telopea speciosissima isolate NSW1024214 ecotype Mountain lineage chromosome 11, Tspe_v1, whole genome shotgun sequence genome includes the window TTCCTGTAGACTAGAGTAATTATTCATGGCCTCTCGAATTTCGCAGTTGATGTCAAATCTAAGGGACACTGTTCAGTATAGGCTACGAAGAGGATATTTTCAATGTGTGTTGCTCTTGAGAAATAAGATGAGAGAATCAAACTCTCCGAACATCACTATGACGTGCTACACAGTCGCAGCCTTACTGTTTTTGAAATATGAGAATATTTTGTAGGGTGGGAAGTGGGCAGAGAAGAGGCATATGGAGATTAGGTTTCTGGCGATAGCAGCTTGAGATTTATTAATCTCTATGCTCCCTCGGAAGCCCAGTGGTGTGCAAGGAATAATCATTATATACCCCACTCCACGCAAATCAATATATGAACTTTATAGTTTTAGGCTATTTATTTCGTTCCTTTACCATTGATTttcagttatttatttatttaccttttTTCTGTCCTCCTTTGTGGGGATTAATTGTGCTATTATTTTGCAGTCATCCTCATGATAATCGATGGTTTGCTTCAATATATAGTCTTTCAGCAGGAATCTTATAGTGTCCATGATGAGTGACAATCGTGATTCTATCACACCAGACGAGGATGCAAATGGCTTTGCTCATCATAAGCGTGGAGGTGATGTGCATGATGCAGACACAGTCACTAAGAAGTCCAAAATTACTGGGTTGGATTTAGGAACTGTGAAGTCAGAGGAGCGTGTGGATAGCCATGAAAATCAGCCAGTTTTGACTGGAATGAGTGGGAAAACTAAGGATGATCTTCAATTGGGCATGCCAAAGAATGGGGTAGAAGAGAATCAGCTGAGCAAGCAAAGTGATTCTTCTGGAAATAAGGTCTTATGTGAGGAGAATTGCTCATCATCAGCTGTTGGTGAGTTGTCCTGTATCGTCGAAGGAGATGCTGCTGAAGATAAAGGGTCTCGCCACAAAATGGAAGATGCTTGGGTTGTACTTCCAGATGCAACCTTGGAACTTCCTGGGACATTGAGGTGTCACCCCTTAATTCATTTTCTATTATCCTTTTGCTTTCTGTTCATTCCTCTTTACTaagctccccctccccctccccctctcaatTGCTCATCACACAATGCTTGTTATCCAGTAGCTGGttatggaattaaaaaaaattactcacGTGCTAatttttgtgtttgtgtttctTATACCAAAGAACTAGTGTGAATTCATCCTGCCTTATTTTCTTAATAAGTCTGTACATATGTTTTAGAAACTTAAGTTGGTTGGCAATTTTTGTCTCAGTCTAGTCCAAGAATTAAAAGATCaattattgttttttcttttcgatTCGAACCTCCTAACTTTACCAATTGATGTCTTAGTTATTTATGTGACACTCTCTAACAGATGTGCACACTTTGCAATTTATGATGGACATGGAGGTCGCTTGGCTGCTGAGTATGCACAAAAACATTTACATGCCAATGTTCTTTCAGCAGGCTTACCACGTGAGTTGGTGTGTTTGCCTTGTCTGATTGCCTTAATGTCTGTGTTATGAAGCAATTTGTAGATAATGAATTCAACAGATAATAtccaaattttaaataacaaatacGATCTCAATTTTAAGTTGcaattgcttttgtatttttatgcTTTGGTGATAGTCCCAAACTTGACTTAGCGAGAAGTAAACAAAACATGAGATTTATTGTCATCCCTGGTGCATATTTAGCCTAGGACTTTCATTATGGGGTAGCATGGTTCTGAtcctctctctgttttttttaataattttggtttaaacaaataTAAGCAACACAGTTTTGGGAACTGAAAGTTAAAAGAAGAGTTCAAGATTCATATAGCTTCAACATTGTGCATGGTAAATCCAATGTACGGAGTCATTCTATAATTCTCTTccagtcatagttgtcaaggcattgtcTATTTGTTGCCTAGGTTAGAGGGCGGCCTTGGGCTCCAAGACGACAGTTGCCTTATATGCCTTTATGCGCGTAGACCCGAAACCTGATGATCTTGCACTCTGCATGTTATATATTTCAATCATATCTACCGTGATATGTTTCTATAATGTCACTCTTTTATTATTGGGGGGAGGGGATTGTGTTCCTTTTTTGACGTTTATAACCCTACTTTATGAGATATGTCCTGGGATGTGGCATATGGCAGTCGCTTTGGGTGCCTTAGCCTTGCCTAGGTAGTCAAGGTGGCTGGTCACTGCCATGGCTCGCCTTGGCTCCATGAAACCTATGATTCCAATTTTCTTGTAAAATGTATTTCCTGAATGTAAATAATTGTTCTCTTGCTTGAATGTAATGCTACTACTGAGCACAACAGGTGAGTGGGACCCCTTAAATATATGTCCCCAAGAACTGGATGCTtcctctaaagtctaaaccTTGAACTCTGAAACTGTCCCATGAAAGCATCATGCATGCCAGCTCACTGAATATTTTTTGGTCAAGCATAATACCTTCCCAAACACATGCATCTACTTACAAATGGTTTAATATTGTTTGAATAATTATAGTTTGCTGATTACTGTTTGTGGTTCATAGCTGATGTTTTggttaaaaacataaaatttcaAAGGTGATATCCTGGTCAGGACCCCTTAGTTTTCAGCACTAGACATGTTCaatcccatcttttctttttggtggcAATCTTTAATTTGTTAAAGTGCCAGTTATCAGGGTCATTGATATTGCCATAACAAAATTTTAGATTCCTTCACATGGATCATCGCTGCTTATTAGATACTTGGTCATCATgaattttatttacttttgtaTCTTTCTGTTTATTCCAATTACAATTACTATAACTGTTATGTTTATTCTTTTCGTCGTTGTTTATATTGTTGGAGTGTTTGGATGACTAATTGACACACCTTATGTGGTTACCtgactttcttttttgttttcttttgttctttctccCCCCTCTCCTTCGTCTTTGTTTGAAATTCGTTCTCCCTTATGTACTGCAAGTCTCCAACTTGCAAattgtaatttttaaaatttttgtatGCAAGGATTGATTGTTAATTACCTGActtcaatttttattaatttaattctGATTATTCTTATAGTTGCTCTGTTAATTAACGGTGGGCTTTGTTTTATCAGTTGCTCTGATACTTCTTTTTAAATAATTGGTATACAATACAGGTACATAGTACATACAAAGACCTTTTGTAATGCATAGGTACAACCACCATATTACATAACTTCTTGTTCATCATACACAAGATCCTTACCACATACCTTAGCTTTAACCCCAAGCCAACTGCATCTCTTAAATATTTGAATGGAGAAAAAACTTAAACACTTAGATGGTTGCCAGAGCATTCCTTTACCATTAGACCAGGAAAGAAATTTGTTAAATTTGCATTTTTCATTATTAAACACTGGAGTCTCTGTACTCTTAACCTTGAGGCCAGCTGCAGCTATTTTTAATCACTGTATAATATACTGGCCTAAAATTTTGAatacatcccccccccccccaatgaacTGTCCTCATTAAATACCCAAcccattttctttttgaattgtTAATTTACTGACTAATCTTGTCGCAGTTGACTTATAATACATCATTTATGTCCCATACATGCTTTCTCTGATTCAGTTTTCATTTATCCTCTGTTCTGATATTTTCAGATGGATGTAAAAGCAGCAAAAAAGGCCATTGTGGAAGGTACTGTTTATTTGTATCTCTTAATTATGGTTCCtgtcaaaaaaaattatatgagTGTTTTCAGTTGTTGATGAGGTTAGCACATTTTTTGCAGTTTAAAAAGCAATATTTGTATTTTACTTGAGGTTGAATTCTTAGTTTTAGTATATTCAGATAGTGCTGATTTCTAAAACTAGCAAAGCCCCTGTGcaatgctttttttttgttttggggggggggggagacagAGAGATAACTGTCTTGAGAATAAATAGATCTCGGGTGGACGGGGTTTCTTATGAAAGGGAAGATtgtcttttgatttttcttaaaaataaatagagaatgacaatcaataagaAACAATTTCAAATCTTTTGGTTCTTTTAAgtaaaaattccaaaaaatataTGGGTTTGAATTGGGATGGGAAAGCACTAGAAGAAACGAACTCCTGTATAAAATGTAGGAACAAAGTAGTGTCATttggtgataaaaattctgctCTAACATTCTCAGAGATATGTTTTCGATGTCACCTAAGCCCTAGGCAAAATTCTGTTCCAACATTCTGTTCTAAcattctgtctctctctctctctctctcccccctcctctTGCTTCCCTTCTCAAAATCTTGATTAATTGCTCTAATTGTTCTTTTCCTCCTATTACTGTGCTGGTGGGAACTTTGAGTTTCAAATTCTtcttttctgaatttttattgagagttttgatttttgaagaaCTCTGTTGTATGGACTGTTTAGCCTCTGAGGTTTTTTTTggcctctctttcttttccacaCACATGCAtacctccctccccccccacccTGCAGGTTGATTTCTTCTTGAACCCTTCCCAACCTTGCTTCATAATTTTGTTCACAGAAACTTGTTACCAACCAAAAAGTATATGACCTTGTTTGGAAACAATCATTAAATATGCTTCTCAATTTGTGTCTTTATTTGGTACATATTGATGTAGAGATTTCTCTTTAATATGCCATGTTTATTTTGTATATACACTGTCTTACTTGCCTCTAGAAAGGAAGCCTCTTCCTTATCATTTCTTATCTTTAGTGAATaggagttgatttttttttcattttaacaaGTCTTTTCGAATGCTTACTTGAACTTCACAACTGATGTTCCCAAATTTTTAGGCTTCCGGAAAACCGATGAATCTCTTCTTCAAGAAAGTGTAGCAGGTACTGCAAATATGTTTATTTACATACAATACTATTAATTAGATGTCTTGACTCATTAAGTTTTCTGGCTGTTATTTATTAGAACAATGTGATTATATGTTTTACCAAAGAGATTTTGGGCAATGTGCCTATCCCAATTACAAAGAAACAAGACCTAAATGATTTGTACAAATAGTCCAAATCAGCAAAAGCCTACCTGGATTGATCTTCATATAGAGAATCCTTGTAGCCCACCAACCTCCAATTTTCAGTAAATACAATTGCATGTTTGTATGTCCAGtagtttgatttgattgattgtagatggattacaaaaatttatgttttttttttggttatgcAGTATGACTTTTTCTTTAGATGAACTTCATGAAACAGATaagcattcttcttcttttttttttggggggggggggggtgggtggcaTAGGAAAGTGATGTGTTAGACTGTTAGTTTTTTGGGTGAGGATGGGTTTTGAACCCAGGTTGTGTTATGAACCAACCTGATGCAGTTTCATCatagaaaattagaaattggcttatttctttagaaatagacctagggttgggttatatacacgttgggcctttgttcccaagggttttctatgtattaggcctctttaatgagcctaaactaggggtacataggttgcatacgggattaacccaatacttagtttatttttatgttttttaattgaaccggttcaaattggttgcatccaattggttcaatttaagtgatcatgtgacttagttaagtggtcatgtggtgtaagttgggttggattaggactctataagtccaaccatgttttgagtctatttcctttagtattctagtttcctagtctgtttaagttacctaataggttagggatatgGTTagaccattcctttttagtgtctaagtctatttttgagtcttctatataagtttgtaagggagaccagcattagatacgaatttgattaataaaaattagttttatgcttgctgcctttgttgctgctattgctcccttgtgtgagtgttgccttgtggatctcaaggtgctagggtgagtggactctcacgactccttgcgtctgtccagtaccgggaggttcttcttcttcttgaatcgagcttcttcaagtgctgctgctgcctttgaagaagatcaaaccagtaagtaattttagttttttgcatatatccttcccctcttcatcctctaacctaatccatccTTTCCCATCGACCCAATCAGATCACTACAGCCAGCCTTCCAttccctccattaaacctgcaactattccttTCGAATTTTAGCTTGATCCCCAAGCATTCACCTTCCAACCATCAGATCTGTGCCAAACTTCCAGCAAacatccctccctctccctcctacactcgatcccaatTTGAGTCCCATCTGaccatctaaaccctagttttcagccTAGATCCttaaacctaaaacccgaaaccctaatcctaattctgcagatttttcaaacttaaccaaatccaattatttttatcccataataaccccctagacctgcatattaaagcgatataagacccattcccaaattcccatcctaaaccctagaattaacctaaaacctagtgctgtccattcaaaCCAGTAACcctttttgctattgatcctgttatctggctcctagtaggtctcctacttacctaggactacattgcAACCCGCATGACACAACTTTACCAATTTGGGAGTtcaaacccccacccccccccccacccccaaaaaaaagaaaaattctgtgATCTTCTACTGTTGCTTAGAGTTGTCATGGTAACTAATAATCTTTCTTAGAGTTTTCTGTTTCTATCGTTATCTTACTCTTGACTTGttggattttttaaatttttttttagggga containing:
- the LOC122646791 gene encoding probable protein phosphatase 2C 8, whose amino-acid sequence is MMSDNRDSITPDEDANGFAHHKRGGDVHDADTVTKKSKITGLDLGTVKSEERVDSHENQPVLTGMSGKTKDDLQLGMPKNGVEENQLSKQSDSSGNKVLCEENCSSSAVGELSCIVEGDAAEDKGSRHKMEDAWVVLPDATLELPGTLRCAHFAIYDGHGGRLAAEYAQKHLHANVLSAGLPRELMDVKAAKKAIVEGFRKTDESLLQESVAGEWQDGATAVCIWVLGQTVFVANIGDAKAVLARSSSADGLENNVNATSALKAILLTREHKAIFPQERARIQKAGGSVSSNGRLQGRLEVSRAFGDRQFKKMGVIATPDVHSFDLTEREHFIILGCDGLWGVFGPSDAVDFTHKLLKEGLSVSAVSRRLVKEAVLERRCKDNCTAIVIVFRHK